A region of Anoplopoma fimbria isolate UVic2021 breed Golden Eagle Sablefish chromosome 24, Afim_UVic_2022, whole genome shotgun sequence DNA encodes the following proteins:
- the LOC129113469 gene encoding ras-related protein Rab-39B-like, with translation METIWLYQFRLIVIGDSTVGKSCLIRRFTEGRFAQVSDPTVGVDFFSRLVEIEPGKRIKLQIWDTAGQERFRSITRAYYRNSVGGLLLFDITNRRSFQNVHNWLEEAQSHVQPHNIVFLLVGHKCDLEAQRQVTQQEAEKLAGAFGMRYVETSARESINVEKAFVDLTKDIFELVRSGDIKIQDGWEGVKSGLVPNTVHSSEEVTKGSRQCFC, from the exons ATGGAGACGATATGGCTTTATCAGTTTCGTCTGATCGTCATCGGAGACTCCACAGTTGGCAAGTCATGTCTGATCCGGAGGTTCACTGAGGGCCGCTTCGCCCAGGTGTCAGACCCGACGGTGGGGGTGGACTTCTTCTCTCGCCTGGTGGAGATTGAGCCGGGAAAAAGAATCAAACTACAGATCTGGGACACTGCAGGGCAGGAGAGGTTCAG GTCTATCACCAGAGCTTACTACCGTAACTCGGTGGGCGGGCTCCTACTCTTCGACATCACAAACCGCCGTTCCTTCCAGAATGTCCACAACTGGCTGGAGGAGGCCCAGAGCCACGTCCAGCCGCACAACATTGTCTTCCTGCTGGTCGGTCACAAGTGTGACCTGGAGGCCCAGCGTCAGGTGACGCAGCAGGAGGCAGAGAAGCTGGCGGGGGCCTTCGGGATGCGCTATGTGGAGACATCGGCACGAGAATCTATCAACGTGGAGAAG GCGTTTGTGGATCTGACGAAGGACATCTTTGAGCTGGTACGGAGCGGGGACATTAAGATCCAGGATGGCTGGGAGGGCGTCAAGAGTGGATTGGTTCCAAACACCGTCCATTCCTCCGAGGAAGTCACCAAGGGCAGCCGGCAATGCTTCTGCTGA